DNA sequence from the Methanothermobacter sp. genome:
TAGCTGTGAAGCCCACACCATCAATATCGCTGCCCCAGAGAAGTGTTGACCTTGATAGGATGGAGGAGACCGAGATCGAGATCCATGGAAGGCACGACCCCTGCATATGCCCGAGGGTTGTGCCGGTTGCCGAGGCCGCAGTCGCGATGGTCCTTGCAGACCACATGATAAGGGCAGGTTTCATCCACCCCACAGATATAAGAAAGCAAAAAAATGACGGATAAACTGGTTGAATTCCTTGAGGAGCTCAGCAGGGCACTTATAGCCTCAGGGAACTCTGTTTCTGAGACTGAAAGAATTTTGAGGGACGTTGCAGAGTCACAGAATGTGGAGGTTGAGGTTTCGGTCCTCCCAACCATGCTGATAATCAAGGCTGGTGGGGAGACATCAAGGATGAGTCTTGCAGTCCAGTCCCCCGGTGTGATGCCACTCCACCAGGTTACAAAGATTTACAGACTCATTGACGATGTCAGGTCAGGCTGGACCGAAATCAGCGACGCACTTGATAAACTCAGGGAAATAGTGGGTGGCCCCCACAGGTTCGGGCGCTATGGAATGTTCCTGGGGTACCTGCTCCTCTCGGTGGGGATAGCCTTCCTGATACAGCCTGATCTGAACCTTGTGGTCTATTCCTCCCTTCTAAGCATGATATCAGGTGCGCTAATAGTGCTGGGTTATGGTAACAGGAGGTTCTCCCTTATCATGCCTGTCCTCGCCTCCTTCACGGTTTCAGGTGTTGCATTCTTTCTGATAAGAGCAGGGGCCGTCACAGGTAACCTCACCCTCATTGTGCCCCCACTCATATACTTCATCCCGGGGGTCACCCTCACAACGGGCATATATGAACTTGCAAGCGGTGAACTCGTATCAGGGTCCAGCAGGGTGATATACGGCTGCATGCTCCTTCTGCTCCTGGTATTCGGTGTTCTGATGGGTATGCAGATCAATGGATTTCCCCAGGAAGAATTTGCGGCAATCAAAATTTCAACACTTAGTTACAGTCCCTACATTGGCGCTGTGCTCTTTGCGGCTGGAATATACCTCTTCCTCTCGGTTTACAGAAGCGATTTCCCATGGATACTCCTCGTGCTCTACACGGCACTCGTTGGCCAGCAGCTTGGAAACACCATTGGAGGGGGGCTTCTAGGGGCATTTCTGGGTGCCCTCTCCATGACGCTGGTGGCGAGGGCCATTGAGATGGCCGGTAAAACCCCACACTTTGTCACGCTCTACCCTGCCTTCTGGTTCCTCGCACCGGGATCCATAGGGTTCATAGGACTTGCCAATCTCCTCGGGAAGAACTACCTGACATCCATTGCAGAGATAACACTCTTTTCAATGACGGTGATTGCAATAGCCCTCGGACTCCTGGTTGGAGCCCTTCTGACCGAACCATTCCATGAGAAAATAAGAGCCCCGAGCGGGGATTGAACCCGCGACCTCGGGATTACGAATCCCGCGCTCTCCCACCTAAGCTACCGGGGCATGTCAAGAATTAATGCATTTTTATTATATAAAATTTTGGTGCTCCAGGTCCTCACCCTTCAGCACCATCTCAGGTAAAATCAGCGGACCATGTTAAAAATGCCGCTCTCATCCAGTTCGATTTTCATCCCATCCCTTGCTGCCAGTGTACGGATCCCTGTAGCCTCCTGAACCCTGAATGCCTCCATTTCAGGGTCATTGAGTATCATCTTCATTCCAAGGTGGCTCATCACCGCAAGTCCCGGTTCAACCTCCTCAACCAGTTTTATGAAGTCATCGGTGCACATGTGACCCCTTATATGGTCATTCCCGGGCCTTATGACGCTTGCTATGAGAACATCAGCATCTCTGTGATATTCTGAGAGCCCATCAAAGTATTCCGTATCCGATGTGTAGGATAATGTAACATCATCTCTCCTGAGTTTGAATCCCACCCCTGTGGGGTCTCCATGCACGGTCCCGGTACCTGTCACCTCAATCTCCCCTATCTCCACGGTCTCGCCGGGGGATAGTGTCAGGCAGCGAGATTTTCTCTTGTGATAATCTGATATGCAGGGGCCCCAGTCCATGTAGCCATCTATAACACTCACACTACCCACAACAGCCCCATTCTGGCGGGTCATCCCCCTGGTCATCGCCTCGATGAGTACCTCGGCGTCGGTGTAATGGTCCGTATGTGAATGTGAGACCATGACTGCATCCAGTTTTCTGGGGTCAGCATCAAACTGGTAGGACCTCACAAGGGCACCCGGACCGGGATCCACATGGATGTTCATTCCACCGATTCCATCAATTCTCAGTCCACCGGTCATCCTCTTCTGTGTTATGGTGGCGAAATCGTCCGCCACCACTCCCCAGAAATGTTAGCCTCATTTTATATCACCTATCTATGTAATGGGAGAAGATTATAAAAATCTATCCCCCCTGACGAATTTACTAAAAGTCTATTCCTCAGTGCGGCAGATTATGACGTCGCACTCAAGTTTTATGTCCCTGCCGTCCACGCAGAGGTTCTCGTTCCTCACGGCGACCCTCTCACCTGCAGCCACCACAACATCATCTGAGAGCCTCATGAGAACATTCTCACCGGGGCCCGCAACACGTTTCCATCTGGTGTCGTAGGCCTCAACACCATCCGAAAGTTTTACCTCAACATGGTTGCCGTCCTGACTGATTACACGACCAACCTCCCCCTCTGTGAGTATTCTGGATGCCAGTTTCATCTCCTCTCTGCGATCAAGCATCTCCTGTTTAAGTTTAGCCCTCCACTTCTGAAGGAGCCGGACGTCCCTAACGATTGTATCGCTGAGAAGCTTATGTGCGCTCCTCTTATCCAGTAAGGGGCTCTTCATGAAGATGTCATATTTACTGCCAACTGAGGGGGTTCTGGATGAAACGTAATCCATGAGTTCCCTGAAAAGGTTTTCAACCTCCTTTAGGGTCGTCTTTGTCTTCCACCTCTTCTTAAGGAACCTGTTTGTCAGTTCCTTTGCCACCTTATTTCCGAAGACGATTATCGCAGTTTCACCCTTCTCCATACTGGTTATCCTTGAGCCTGTGAGATCTATTATCTGATAGGCGCCTGTTGTTGCATATATCCTTCTCCTCTTTGTCTCGAATGGGGTTTTCTGGCTTATCTCCCCAACAACCACATCCCCCAGACTTCTCACCTTGGCTGTGTCATCTGTGACCTTTATACTGACACCAAGCTCCGACGCCCTCCTGTGGAGTTCATCGTCGCTCTTTATCTTCCCACTGTAGAGTTCCTCTTCAAGCTTTTCCCTCTTTGATTTATCCCCAAAGTAGGCTATTCTGCGTTTGTCTCCTGCTATCACGCATCCCCTGGTACTTATGTATGTTATGATGAGACTCATTGTGGATCACCCAACAGGTACCATATCTGGTGGGGAAAATAATAAACTATTCGAATCCCACCATCAGCCCGCCTCTTAATATTAATAAAGCCGGATCAACATAATTAATTATTGAGGGGAGGAAATGAAAGGTAAAGAATTCACTAATTCTCTGATAAATGAGAAGAGTCCCTACCTGCTGCAGCATGCCCACCACCCTGTCAACTGGTACCCGTGGGGGGATGAGGCATTTCAGCTGGCAAGGGAGGGCAAAAAACCCATATTTCTATCCATAGGCTACTCGACATGTCACTGGTGCCATGTGATGGCAAGGGAATCCTTTGAGGACCCTGAAATCGCAGGAATACTCAATGAAAACTTTGTGGCTGTGAAGGTGGACAGGGAGGAGCGCCCTGACATCGACGCCATCTACATGAAGGTCTGCCAGATGATGACCGGGACAGGTGGCTGGCCCCTCACAATCATCATGACCCCTGAGGGGGAACCATTCTTTGCGGGAACCTACTTCCCGCCCGATGACAGGGGTGGTGTACCCGGCCTCAGGACAATCCTCGAAAGGGTGGTTCTGCTCTGGAAGAACGCCCCTGAGGGAATAGTAAAAACCGCCAGGGAGGTTGTCAGTGCCCTTAAAAAGTCTGTGACAGAATCATCCGAACTCAAACCTGAAACCGTGGATGCAGCATATGAGTATCTAAGGAGGAACTTCGATGCCAGGAACGGCGGCTTCGGGTCCTACCAGAAGTTCCCGACCCCCCACAACATCTACTTCCTCCTGAGGTATCACCTGAGGCGAGGGGACGATGAGTCCCTGAGGATGGTTAACCTGACCCTCAGGAGGATGAGATACGGGGGCATATATGACCAGCTTGGCTACGGATTCCACAGATACGCGGTTGAGCCCACCTGGACTGTGCCCCACTTTGAGAAGATGCTCTATGATCAGGCACTGATACTGAAAGCCTACCTGGAGGCCTTCCAGGTTACCTGTGATGATCTCTACAAACAGACATCCCTTGAGATTGTTGAATACGTCCTTGGAAACCTCCAGTCCCCTGAGGGGGCTTTCTATTCAGCAGAGGATGCCGAGAGTGAGGGAGTTGAGGGTAAGTACTACCTCTGGAGGGCCTCTGAGATACGCGAGGCCCTGGGGGATGAGGCAGACGTTGTAATGCGCTACTTCAACGTCCTTGAGGATGGAAACTTTGCATGTGATATGAGGGGGGAGAACATACTCCACATAGGCTCCCCAGAGATGGTTGCAGATGAGTTCGACCTCACGCCTGGTGAGCTCAATGAGATCATAGAGCAAGCAAGGAGGGCCCTCCTCGAGAGGAGAATGGAGCGGCCGGCCCCCGCCATGGATGATAAGATATTAACGGACTGGAACGGCCTCATGCTTGGGGCCCTTGCAGCTTGTGGGAGGATCCTCGACAGCAAAGAGGCCCTGGCCGCCGCAAAGAGGTGCCTTAAATTCATCATGAACAACCTGCACGTGGATGATGAGCTTCTTCACCGCTACCGTGACGGGGAGGCTGGAATAGACGGGAAACTCGATGATTACGCATTTCTCATCTGGGGCCTCCTTGAGTTGTATGATGCGACCTTCAGGGAGGGTTACGTTGATATGGCCCTTGAACTATCAGAATCCCTTGAGGATAGATTCGGTGCCCCTCATGGTGGATTCTATTCAACCGATGACCCCCGGCTGATAGTAAGACCCATGGATGCTACTGATGGTGTTATACCCTCAGGGAACTCTGTGCAGATGCTAAACCTCCTGAGGCTGGGGGGCATCCTCGAGGATGATGATCTAACAGAATCTGCCAGGGGAGTGATGGGGGCCTTTGCCGGTGATGTTGAATCTGCACCGGCAGCCCACACATTCCTCCTATCCAATTTAGAGTGGGCCCTCAGTGGCGGGAGGTCACTCACCATCGTCTGCAGCGGAAAACCCGTTATACCTCTGGAGCTCAGGAAGAAACTGATACCCGACTTCACCATGACCGTTATGCCCCGTGACTGGCCCACTGCACCCCCACACCTGAGGGATAAGGGGGCTCCCCCTGAGGGCTGCGCATACTACCTCTGTGATGGCAGAAGATGCTACCCGCCGCTGAATGATCCCATGGACGTCATGGAACACCTGGGGGTGATCTAAATGGAAATGCACAGACACCATGAAATGGAATACAGGAGGCGGTTCATTGTATGCCTCCTCCTTACCATCCCTGTTATCCTGCTTGGTGAACTGCCAACAGGGACTGTCCTGGTAAGCTTTGAGGGTAGTGAACTGGCTGTTCTCATCATATCCTCCATCATATTCTTCTATGGGGGCTACCCCTTCCTGAGGGGATCCCTGAGGGAGATCTCATCCAGAACCCCCGGTATGATGACCCTCATCGCAGTGGCCATAACAGTGGCTTACATCTACAGCCTGGGGGTACTGGCGGGCCTTGAGGGCATGGTATTCTTCGTTGAACTTGTAACCCTTATTGACGTAATGCTTCTGGGTCACTGGATCGAGATGAGATCCGTCCGGAGCGCCTCAGGGGCCATTGAGAGGCTTGCAAGGCTCATCCCCAAGAAGGCCCACCTCCTGGTCGACGGGAAGGTTGAGGATGTTGATGTTGCCACCCTCAAACCAGGTGACATTGTGCTTGTGAGGTCAGCAGAGAAGATACCCACCGATGGGACTGTGATAAAGGGGGAGTCCCATGTAAATGAGGCGCTGCTCACAGGGGAGTCAGTTCCCGTCAGGAAGTCCCCCGGTGACCGGGTTATTGGGGGTTCCCTAAACACCGGAGGCTCCCTAACCGTGGAGGTGGAGCGTGTTGGTGAGGAATCATTCATTTCCCAGATAATCCAGCTTGTGGGAACAGCCCAGGAGGGGAGGACAAGGACGCAGGTGCTGGCAGACAGGGCGGCATTCTGGTTAACACTTGTCGCCCTTACAGGGGGGGCCCTCACATTCACAGCATGGTACGCCCTTGGTATGGGGGCCTTCTTCTCACTTGAAAGGTCAGTGACGGTCATGGTCACCGCCTGCCCCCATGCCCTGGGACTTGCAATACCCCTTGTGATAGCGGTCTCCACCGCAATCTCAGCGGGAAGGGGGATACTCATAAGGAACCGGGAAGCCTTCGAAAACGCCATGAACCCTGATGTTGTTGTCTTTGACAAGACAGGGACACTGACTGTTGGTGAGCTGGGTATAACCGATGTCATATCCTTTGACCCTGAAATGGATGAGGGGGAGATACTATCCTATGCTGCAGCCGTTGAGTCAGCCTCCAGTCACCCCATAGCCAGGGGCATAGTTGAGGCCGTGGATGAGGTGCTCCCTGTGGAGAACTTTGCGGCGATAGGTGGAAGGGGCGTTATGGGGCATGTGAACGGCTCAAGGGTGAAGGTACTCAGCTACAGTTACACAGAGGAACTGGGACTCATGGTCAAGGACCCCCGGGTTGATGAACTCATGGAGCAGCCAAAAACCACGGTCTTTGTAACCGTGAATGATGAACTGAAGGGCTGCATCGCCCTTGCAGATGTCATACGCCCCGAGGCCAGGGATGCCATCAGGATTCTCAAATCAAGGGGTGTAAGGTGTATGATGTTAACCGGTGACAGCCAGAGGGTCGCCGAGTGGGTTGCCTCAGAACTTGGCATTGAAGAATACCAGGCAGAACTCATCCCCCAGGAGAAATATGAGGTTATCAGTGATCTACAGGGTGATGGACTGAGGGTTGCCGTTGTGGGGGATGGTGTCAACGACGCCCCGGCCCTTGCACAGGCAGATATAGGAATAGCCATAGGGGCCGGGACCGACGTGGCGATTGAGAGTGCCGATGTGGTGCTTGTGAGGAGCAACCCCATGGGCGTTGTTGACCTCATGGACCTTGCATCGGCCACCTACAGCAAGATGAAGGAGAACCTGATCTGGGCCACAGGTTACAACGTCATAGCCCTCCCGCTTGCTGCCGGGGTGCTGTATGGTCAGGGTCTTATCCTGACGCCAGCCATGGGGGCCATACTCATGTCTGTAAGTACTGTCATAGTGGCCCTCAACGCCAAGACATTCAGCTTCAGGGGTCAGAGCGGTTAAGTTCACAGCCAGGGAACATGAAATGAAAGGATTTAATATGAGTTGATGGCATATATTAGATGGGTGAAAAAAATGAAAAGGACCCTGGAGAACCTTACAAAGGCCTTCATTGGTGAAAGCCAGGCAAGGAACAGGTACACCTTCTATGCGAAAATTGCAAAGAAGGAGGGATTCGAGCAGATATCTGAGATATTCCTGACCACCGCGGACAATGAGAGGGAACACGCCAAGTGGCTCTTCCGCCTCATAAATCAACTCAGAGAGGAAGCAGGGGATGAGCCCGAGTCCATTGTTGTGGATGCCGAGGCCCCCCTCATACTTGGAAGTACCGATGAGAACCTGATAGCTGCCATTGCAGGTGAACACTACGAAAACAGCGAAATGTACCCTGAATTTGCCGATGTTGCAGAGGAGGAGGGGTACCCTGAGATTGCCAAGAGGCTCAGGGCAATAGCAGAGGCAGAGAAACACCACGAGGAACGTTACAGAAAGCTACTTAAACTTGTTGAAACAGGCAAGGTTTACAGGAAGGAGGAACCTGTGGTCTGGGTCTGCAGGAAGTGTGGCTACGTCCATGAGGGTACAGAGCCACCAGAGAAGTGTCCATCATGTGACCACCCCGCCAGATACTTCCAGGTGAAATGTGAGGAGTACTAGAAGGGAGGCCACATGACAGAAAGGAACCAGATATTTCAGTGCAACGTCTGCGGAAACATCGTTGAGGTGCTCAACCCCGGTGCGGGTCAGCTTGTATGCTGCAACCAGCCAATGGAGCTCCTCGTTGCAAGAAGGACAGATGTTGGCCCTGAAAAGCACGTGCCAGTTGTTGAGGGGAGCGGCGATGGAATCAGGGTTAAAATTGGTGAGGTACCCCACCCAATGGAGGATAACCATCACATACAGTGGGTGGAGGTCATAGCAGGGGAGGAGGTCCACAGGAGGGATCTCAGTCCAGGTGACAGGCCAGAGGCGGAATTCCCTGTTGACCCTGACTCAGAGTTCATGGTGAGGGCCTACTGCAACATCCATGGACTCTGGTACTGATATGGTCCAATCAACCCTTAATTTTTTTTTAATCTATAGAATTTTTTGCTCTAAATTATAAATAGGAAGTATCTGGGCATGTATTAGTATGTACGGGATACTCTGGAGAGTTTTTATGGAAGGAGGCTTTATTTTATGAAAATTAAATACATAACCATGATAGTTAAAGATATGGATGAATCCGTCCGATTTTACCGGGATGTAATGGGTTTTGAGGTGGATAGCCAATATAACCTCGGAGATCATGGTGAGATAACCCTCCTCAGGGGTGAAGGGGAAACCATGGTGGAGCTCATAAGGAATCCCATCAATAAACACGGACTATTCTCGGTGGGAATGGACGTTGATGACCTTGAAGTCACACTTCAGGAGCTGAGGTCCCGGGGGGCAAAGGTTGTAATGGAACCAACACCCATAACTGTGGGAAAACTTGCATTCATAGAGGACCCCAATGGGGTGAGGATAGCCCTGATTCAGCACATGGACAGTGAGTGAAGATTAATTTACAGACTATCTGACTCCATACCAGTGAAGAATTCTGACACCATAAACCCATAGTTAAGACCATCTGGCTTCATAACCACCAAAAAAACTGAACCCCTAAACCCAAAACTTTTATTTTTCAAATTATAAAATCCTCCCCATGAAGAGGATCTATCTTATGGCACTCCTTCTTCTTACCGTAAGTGTGAGTGGATGCATAACTTCAGGAAACAGCAGCATCAACCAGCTTACCCCCCAGATAAATGATCATATAAAAAAGGGTGACACCTATTTCAATGAATCAGCACTTGCAGCAAACAGCTTCAAACTGGACGAGGCGCTTTCAAAGTGTGAACTTGCAGAGAGTGAGTACAGTTCCGCGAGAAACCTTGCATCCGAGGCCCTGGGCCACGCGAAGGACGCAGGTGACCCCATAGTGGTCAACTACATCGAACTACTGGTCTCTGAGCTGGAGGCAAAACTCAACGCCACCTACCAGCTTAAGAATGCCATACAGATGTTCACACTGAACGATACCGAGAGCGGGAACTCCAATATAGAACTTGCAAATGGTTACATGCTGAGTGCAAAGGAATTTGAAAGAAAAAGACAGGAAATTGTGAATAAAAATCCTGAAAGGTTCAGGTAACCCACAGTACACACTTTTTATAATCTGAAAGGTTCAGGTCCCCCTTATGGGGCCCCTTCAACCTCCAGAAACCTTTCCCCTGTGATTCTAACAGCCAGCGATCCCACAGGTGCCGTGAAGAGTATGGCAAGCACCGCCATTGCGAGTATTGTCTGACCCGCTGCAACCCCCGCGGCAAGGGGTATTGCACCCACGGCTGCCTGAACAGTAGCTTTTGGTATGTAAGCTGCTATGCAGAACACCCTTTCCCTCAAATTGAGGTTGGAGCCCCTGAGTGCCAGGAGCACACCCATGCTCCTTGCTGCAAGACCCAGGAGTATCACTGCAAGTCCCAGGAGACCCACCTGGAATATGAGTTTAACGTCAACCGCTGCCCCCACAAGCACGAAGAGCAGTATCTCTGCAAATATCCATACCTTGTTGAATTTCTCAGAGAGCTTCAGTCCCGTCTCAGGCATCCTCTCAAGTATAACAAGTCCCGTTACCATCACACCAACCAGTGCTGCTATCGGGACATGTGCACTGAGTATATCCCCTCCATTTTTAAGAAGTATTGCAGCTCCCAGAATGATGAGTGTCTTCTCAGTGTTTCTTATCTCAAATTTCCTGAAGAGATACACTAGGGAAAGTCCAAGGGCAAGACCTGCAACTATACCTGTCAGGATGGATATCGGGACTCCCAGGGCCTCCACAAGGAAGTTAACCTGCTGTCCCCGATACATTCCCAGGAACACCGAGAAGAGGGTTATTGAAACAACGTCATCCACAGATGCGCCTGTCAGTATAATGGTGGGTATACCTTTGGCTGTCCCCATCCTCCTCTCAATGAAGGAGAGCATCTGTGGGACTATAACTGCAGGTGAAACTGCGGCTATAACAAAACCAAGGATACCCGCCTCTATGAGTGAAAGCCCCAGTATGTAGTGGGCCGCGAACATCACAGCGAAACCCTCAACCATGTCGGGTATGAAACTCATCTTAACCGCGGTCATACCCACCTTTCTGAGGCTTTCAAGGTTTATACCGAAACCAGCCCTCAGGAGGATTATTATAAGTGCTATGACCCTGAGGTCCGGTGAAACGTCCATTATACTTTTTGATATCAGGTTCAGTCCATGGGGGCCTATCAGCATACCAAGTAAAAGCATCCCCAGGATTCCAGGTATTCCGATACGGTTGAATGCCCTGCTGAAAAGAAGGCCAAGTAAGATAATAACAGCTACGCTGAATGCAACATACTCCAAATTGATACCTCCATCTGGAGGATAGCTCCTCCTACATTTTTTCTGCAGGAGTCATCAGCCAGAAAAAGCGTTTAAAGGTGGACTCCATCACCTATACACTGAGATTTCAGCTGGTTTTATATAAGTTTTGTGGTTGCTTTTCATCTAGTAACCTTCCCCTCCATCCTTTCAATACCAGCTATTACAGCTATGGCAGCTGACTGGGTTATAACTGAAAACAGGACAACCGCGGGTATCCATACACCGTAGAGGTAACCCATAAGGAGGCTTCCTGAAAACCAGGCGACCCCAAACACCATGTTGAATGTCCCGTAGGCTGAGCCCCTCTTCTCTGGTGGGGAAAATCTTGAAACAGCAGCCCTCATAACAGACTCCTGGGCACCCATACCCACACCCCAGAGTGCGGCGCCAGTAAACGCTGCCAGTGACCCGCCAAGGAAGGCAAGGGGGGCATAGAGCATGGATATGAACACCGCAAGGGCCATAACCCTGAAACCATACCTGTCAAAGTACCTTCCAAAGATGAGCGCTGAGACGGCATCTGTAAGCATTGCAAGGGAATAGAGGACAGGAATCATTGATGAATCCAGAACCCCGCTCACTCCAAGGTGGTAACCCACAAGTGGAAAATCAGCGTACCCGAGGGCTATGAAACATACAGCGAGCAAGTAAATCCAGTAGGAGCCCCTGAAGGACGTGTAATCAATTCTTGTTGAGGTTTCAAGTTCACCTGGACGCGGAAAGAGCAGGTACCCTGCAGTTAGAACTGAAAGTGCCATGACCGCTGGAACTGCAAGGACCAGGAACCCCTCCCTGAACCCTCCGCCAAGTGCCAGGACCAGGAAAACTATGAAAGGTCCTGCAACAGCCCCGATCTGGTCAAGAGCCTCATGTATCCCGAACCCAGTTCCATGACCCATACTGGAGGAGGCGTATGATAAAATAGCATCCCTGGGTGGTGTTCTGAGGCCCTTACCCATCCTCTCCATTATTATCAGGAGAACCGCCACCTGCCAGTTACCTGCAAATGCAAGTAGAGGCACAGCGATAAGGTTGATAAGGTAGCCGGCAAATGTTATGAACCAGTACCTCCCTGTTCTATCTGAGATGTACCCTGAAAGGAACCTTATGAGGTACCCTGAAAGTTCACCGAAACCTGCCGCAAATCCAACCATGAATGCGCTGGCGCCTAGAAAGGCCATGAATGGCCCTGTTATTCCCCTGGCACCCTCATAGGTCATGTCAGCAAGGAGACTCACAATTCCAAGTATGATTATGAATTTAGTTGCCCTATTCATGATAAACCCCTCAGAAATGAATTTTCCATCCCAAGAATTTACTGTTCCATTATATATAAAATCCCATCATACGAATTAATTTCCAGCCTACGGATCATCACACGCTCCACTGAACAGCATGTAAACTGCCCTGTAGGTGTACTCGGGTTCAGATATACCCATATAAAGTGACCTCCTGAACCCGCCATCAGGGTTTCTCAGTTCCAATATAAAGTCCTCCACGTCATATTTCCTTCCCCTGAGGATCTCATTGAGCCTGAAGCCCGCGTAAACCGTCTCAAGATAGGGTGGATAGGATAGGGGTGTGAAGTTCCAGCCACCATCACCCCAGCAGGAATCAGTAAATTCAAGCACATCCTTCCTGCTGAAATTCACACCATGGGCCTCCAGTATCTCAACTGCGAAGTGGGTGTTTATGATGTCTGACCCGTACCTCCCAAATCCGCCGTCATCGTTCTGAAGTGAAAGAACCCACTCAGGGACCCCCTCAAGGTATTCGCCATGGAGTCTGAGGACCGAATCCATGTAATACGTTATTTCAAGCTTTGATTTCCTGTAGGACCTTCTGAGAAGATCTAGAAACCTCTGCTTTACCCTGAATTCCCTGCCATAATCAGCCAGCAAAGTGCACCTGTAGAAGAGTCCCTGGGCAGCGAAGCTACCTTTTGAGTGCAGCTCCTCAAGCCAGTCAAGGGTTCTACGGATATCAT
Encoded proteins:
- a CDS encoding DUF2121 family protein; translation: MSLIITYISTRGCVIAGDKRRIAYFGDKSKREKLEEELYSGKIKSDDELHRRASELGVSIKVTDDTAKVRSLGDVVVGEISQKTPFETKRRRIYATTGAYQIIDLTGSRITSMEKGETAIIVFGNKVAKELTNRFLKKRWKTKTTLKEVENLFRELMDYVSSRTPSVGSKYDIFMKSPLLDKRSAHKLLSDTIVRDVRLLQKWRAKLKQEMLDRREEMKLASRILTEGEVGRVISQDGNHVEVKLSDGVEAYDTRWKRVAGPGENVLMRLSDDVVVAAGERVAVRNENLCVDGRDIKLECDVIICRTEE
- a CDS encoding MBL fold metallo-hydrolase; the encoded protein is MVADDFATITQKRMTGGLRIDGIGGMNIHVDPGPGALVRSYQFDADPRKLDAVMVSHSHTDHYTDAEVLIEAMTRGMTRQNGAVVGSVSVIDGYMDWGPCISDYHKRKSRCLTLSPGETVEIGEIEVTGTGTVHGDPTGVGFKLRRDDVTLSYTSDTEYFDGLSEYHRDADVLIASVIRPGNDHIRGHMCTDDFIKLVEEVEPGLAVMSHLGMKMILNDPEMEAFRVQEATGIRTLAARDGMKIELDESGIFNMVR
- the rbr gene encoding rubrerythrin, with product MKRTLENLTKAFIGESQARNRYTFYAKIAKKEGFEQISEIFLTTADNEREHAKWLFRLINQLREEAGDEPESIVVDAEAPLILGSTDENLIAAIAGEHYENSEMYPEFADVAEEEGYPEIAKRLRAIAEAEKHHEERYRKLLKLVETGKVYRKEEPVVWVCRKCGYVHEGTEPPEKCPSCDHPARYFQVKCEEY
- a CDS encoding thioredoxin domain-containing protein, which translates into the protein MKGKEFTNSLINEKSPYLLQHAHHPVNWYPWGDEAFQLAREGKKPIFLSIGYSTCHWCHVMARESFEDPEIAGILNENFVAVKVDREERPDIDAIYMKVCQMMTGTGGWPLTIIMTPEGEPFFAGTYFPPDDRGGVPGLRTILERVVLLWKNAPEGIVKTAREVVSALKKSVTESSELKPETVDAAYEYLRRNFDARNGGFGSYQKFPTPHNIYFLLRYHLRRGDDESLRMVNLTLRRMRYGGIYDQLGYGFHRYAVEPTWTVPHFEKMLYDQALILKAYLEAFQVTCDDLYKQTSLEIVEYVLGNLQSPEGAFYSAEDAESEGVEGKYYLWRASEIREALGDEADVVMRYFNVLEDGNFACDMRGENILHIGSPEMVADEFDLTPGELNEIIEQARRALLERRMERPAPAMDDKILTDWNGLMLGALAACGRILDSKEALAAAKRCLKFIMNNLHVDDELLHRYRDGEAGIDGKLDDYAFLIWGLLELYDATFREGYVDMALELSESLEDRFGAPHGGFYSTDDPRLIVRPMDATDGVIPSGNSVQMLNLLRLGGILEDDDLTESARGVMGAFAGDVESAPAAHTFLLSNLEWALSGGRSLTIVCSGKPVIPLELRKKLIPDFTMTVMPRDWPTAPPHLRDKGAPPEGCAYYLCDGRRCYPPLNDPMDVMEHLGVI
- a CDS encoding threonine/serine exporter family protein; translation: MTDKLVEFLEELSRALIASGNSVSETERILRDVAESQNVEVEVSVLPTMLIIKAGGETSRMSLAVQSPGVMPLHQVTKIYRLIDDVRSGWTEISDALDKLREIVGGPHRFGRYGMFLGYLLLSVGIAFLIQPDLNLVVYSSLLSMISGALIVLGYGNRRFSLIMPVLASFTVSGVAFFLIRAGAVTGNLTLIVPPLIYFIPGVTLTTGIYELASGELVSGSSRVIYGCMLLLLLVFGVLMGMQINGFPQEEFAAIKISTLSYSPYIGAVLFAAGIYLFLSVYRSDFPWILLVLYTALVGQQLGNTIGGGLLGAFLGALSMTLVARAIEMAGKTPHFVTLYPAFWFLAPGSIGFIGLANLLGKNYLTSIAEITLFSMTVIAIALGLLVGALLTEPFHEKIRAPSGD
- a CDS encoding desulfoferrodoxin, producing MTERNQIFQCNVCGNIVEVLNPGAGQLVCCNQPMELLVARRTDVGPEKHVPVVEGSGDGIRVKIGEVPHPMEDNHHIQWVEVIAGEEVHRRDLSPGDRPEAEFPVDPDSEFMVRAYCNIHGLWY
- a CDS encoding copper-translocating P-type ATPase, whose amino-acid sequence is MEMHRHHEMEYRRRFIVCLLLTIPVILLGELPTGTVLVSFEGSELAVLIISSIIFFYGGYPFLRGSLREISSRTPGMMTLIAVAITVAYIYSLGVLAGLEGMVFFVELVTLIDVMLLGHWIEMRSVRSASGAIERLARLIPKKAHLLVDGKVEDVDVATLKPGDIVLVRSAEKIPTDGTVIKGESHVNEALLTGESVPVRKSPGDRVIGGSLNTGGSLTVEVERVGEESFISQIIQLVGTAQEGRTRTQVLADRAAFWLTLVALTGGALTFTAWYALGMGAFFSLERSVTVMVTACPHALGLAIPLVIAVSTAISAGRGILIRNREAFENAMNPDVVVFDKTGTLTVGELGITDVISFDPEMDEGEILSYAAAVESASSHPIARGIVEAVDEVLPVENFAAIGGRGVMGHVNGSRVKVLSYSYTEELGLMVKDPRVDELMEQPKTTVFVTVNDELKGCIALADVIRPEARDAIRILKSRGVRCMMLTGDSQRVAEWVASELGIEEYQAELIPQEKYEVISDLQGDGLRVAVVGDGVNDAPALAQADIGIAIGAGTDVAIESADVVLVRSNPMGVVDLMDLASATYSKMKENLIWATGYNVIALPLAAGVLYGQGLILTPAMGAILMSVSTVIVALNAKTFSFRGQSG
- a CDS encoding VOC family protein produces the protein MKIKYITMIVKDMDESVRFYRDVMGFEVDSQYNLGDHGEITLLRGEGETMVELIRNPINKHGLFSVGMDVDDLEVTLQELRSRGAKVVMEPTPITVGKLAFIEDPNGVRIALIQHMDSE